The genomic DNA TTCACATTCTCCGGAATGCGGTGGAGGAGTTTCCCGAGAAGTGTTCCCAGGATGATACATATTCCGTTGATGATCGTACCGAATAACACCATTTTCTCTTTCTCCTATCGCTCTCGACAAAAAAGAACCGGCTTGAAGGGGTTCCCTTCAGAGCCGGACTCCATCAGTCGTGTTGTTGAAGAAGATCGAGGATCCGTTCAAGGTCTTCTTTCGAGAAGAACTCAAGCTCGATCTTTCCTTTTTTCTTTGATTGCTTGATCGTGACCGTCGTGCCGAACCGTTCCCGAAGGCGCGTCTCCTGCTCCTCGATGAACACATCCTTGCGCTCTTTTTTCTTCGTTTCACGTGAAACATCGTCGTTCAGTTCCTGTACGAGCTTCTCAAGCTGACGAACATTCAGGGAATCCTTCATGACCCGATTGACTAGCTGGGTCAACCCTTTCTTGTTCTTCAGACCAAGAAGGGCCCGACCGTGCCCCATCGTAAGCTTTCCATCTGAAATCAGTTCCTGAACGGGCTGTGAGAGCCCAAGAAGACGGATATGATTGGCGATATGGGGACGGCTTTTCCCCAACCGCTTTGCCAGCTCCTCTTGCGTGAGCCCAAGCTTCTCCATCAGCATCTGATAGGCGGCTGCCTCTTCAATCGGCGTCAAATCCTCACGCTGAAGGTTTTCCAGTACGGCCAGTTCCATCATCTGCTTCTCATCAAGCTCCCGTACAACAACGGGGACCGTCTTGAGATCAGCCGCTTTCGCTGCACGATAGCGACGCTCACCGACCACGATTTCATAGCCTTTGATGGATTTCCGGACGATGATCGGCTGAAGGATTCCATGCTCCTGGATGGAGGACTTCAGCTCTTCGATCGCTTGGGGCTGGAAGATCTTACGGGGCTGATACGGATTCGGACGGAGATCCTTCAGCTTCACTTCCTGAACCGTTTCCTCTTCTTTATTTGCTGTGAACAGGGCATCAAGTCCCTTTCCCAAACCTTTAGCCACTCATCGCCACCTCCTTCGCAAGTTCTAAGTACACTTCCGCTCCCCTGGACTTGGCATCATATATGATGATCGGTTCCCCATGGCTCGGTGCTTCGCTCAGTCGAACATTGCGCGGGATAATGGTACGGTACACTTTATCCTGGAAGTATTTCTTCACTTCTTCGATGACCTGGATGCCGAGATTCGTACGGGCATCAAGCATCGTCAACAGGACACCGTCGATCATCAGATCGTGATTCAAGTGCTTCTGAACAAGACGCACGGTGCTGAGCAGCTGACTCAGACCTTCCAGTGCGTAGTATTCACATTGAACAGGGATAATCACCGCATCCGAAGACGTCAGGGCATTGATGGTCAATAAGCCCAGCGATGGCGGGCAATCGATGACGATATAATCATAATCATCCTTCACTTTTTCCAGTGCCTTCTTCAAGCGGACTTCCCTTGAGATAGTCGGAACCAGCTCGATTTCAGCACCGGCAAGGGAAATGGTGGCGGGTACGATATCCAGATTCTCGACCTTCGACTGCTTGATCGTATCCTTCACTTCCACGTCATCCACAAGAACATCATATATGCATTGTTGCACGTCTCCTTTTTCCACACCGGCACCGCTCGTAGCGTTCCCTTGCGGATCTATGTCGACGAGCAGGACTTTCTTTCCAATATAAGCTAAACAAGCCCCCAGATTGACACTGGTCGTGGTCTTACCGACTCCGCCTTTCTGGTTTGTAACGGCTATGATTCTGCCCAAGGTTGTCACCTACCTAGTTTTTTTCACAGTATTCTTCTATTCTAACAAAATTCTCGGAAAATTGTCTGGCAATTTTTATTATGTTGCGCGTTCCCATCGACTATGATCGCCAAAATCCCACAAAAAAAGTGAGAACTGCCTGTTTACAGTCTCTCACTCTATGATTCTATTTCTTTTTTGGGATGCGGATGGTGAACTGATAGAATTCCTCATGTTCTTCTTCCTCGGCATCCAGGTTGATCCCGCTGTCGGAAACCATATTCAATGACTGGCGGATCGTGTTGACGGCAATCCTCATATCTTTCGAGAAGGCTTTGCGCTTCGGCTTCGGTTTTTTGTCCGAGGCTTCCTGCATTTTGTTCACGCGGTCTTCCGTCTGCTTTACATTGAGGTTCTTCTCGACCACCTCTTGAAGAAGCTGGACCTGTTTCTCCGCGTTCTTCAAAGGAATGAGGGCACGGGCATGGCGCTCGGTGATCTTCTTATCAAGAAGGGCACCCTGCACCTCTTCGGGGAGCTTGAGGAGACGGAGCTTGTTGGCCACCGTCGACTGTCCTTTTCCCAAACGCTGTGCAAGGGCTTCCTGAGTCAATTCGTGAAGTTCGAGAAGCTTACCGTACGCGATGGCTTCCTCGATCGGTGACAGCTCTTCGCGTTGAAGGTTCTCGATCAGCGCGACAGAGGCTGTTTCCGTGTCATTCATATTCTTGACGATGGCAGGGACCGTTTCCCAACCTAGTTTTGACACCGCCCTGAATCGCCGCTCCCCGGCAATGATCTCGAATTGATCCTCGCCGTATTCCCTTACCACGATAGGCTGGATGATGCCGTGTATATGGATCGTCCTCGATAACTCTTCTATTTTATCATCATTAAAAATCGTCCTAGGCTGGAAGCGGTTGGGTACGATCTGAGAGACTGGAATCTTCTTCACTTCATCCCGATCTTCCACTACTGCTGATTCTGTTGATTCTTCCGGCTCTTGCTCCTTTTCACCCAGACCAAAAAAACGAGAGAAAGGATGCTTCATCTTCCTACACCACCTTTAAGAAACTCCCTTTAATACTATTCTCTAAGAAATGACAAGTTCCTGCCTTATTCCCATGACATTTTCCGTAGTACTACGTCAGTTTTCTATTCTAATGGTAATTTATTCGGTGTACCAGGCTTCCTGGGATACTTATTCGGTGTATCTTTCACTTTCTTGATCTGAACGATCGTGCGCTCACTGTTCTCTTCAGGAAGGAGGAAGGAATCGACCTGCTCCGTCTTCCCGCCGAGGGTCGTGATTGCTTTCTTGGCTTTATCCATCTCATCGTTCACACTGGCAGCCTTCATGGCGACAAAATATCCGCCCTTTTTGACAAGGGGCAGGCAGAGCTCGCTGAGTACCGACATTCTGGCAACGGCACGAGCCGTGACCATGTCGTATGCTTCGCGATGATCCTTATTCTTGCCGAATGTTTCTGCACGGTCGTGATGGAAGTGCGTGTTCTCAAGTCCCAGCTGATCTGATAGATGATTCAGGAACGTGATGCGTTTGTTCAGCGAATCCACGATGGAGACATGCAGATGCGGGAAACAGATTTTGATCGGGATGCTTGGGAACCCGGCCCCTGCACCGACATCACAGAGGGAAGTGATGGAATTGAAATCAACGTAAAAAGCAGCAGAGATGGAATCATAGAAGTGCTTGAGGTAAACCTCTTCTTTATCCGTAATTGCCGTCAGATTCATCTTTTCATTCCACTCGACCAATAGCTCGTGGTATTTCTCGAATTGTGCCAGCTGCTCAGAGGAAAGGGAAATCCCCTTCTCCTCGAGACCGGCTTGAAATTCATTGATATTCATGCGCAACCCATCCTTTATTGATCACCTGATACTTTTGCAATTTTCCCCTGTTCGATGTAGACGAGAAGGATGGAAACGTCCGCAGGATTGACTCCGGAAATACGGGAAGCCTGGGCAAGGGACAACGGCTGTACTTCAATCAGCTTCTGTCTCGCTTCGGATGCCAGACCGCTGATCTTCGAATAATCGATGTTTTCAGGGATCCGCTTGTTCTCCATTTTCTTCATCTTGTCGACCTGCTGAAGGGATTTTTCGATGTATCCTTCGTATTTCACTTGGATCTCCACCTGTTCTTCCACTTCTGGATCAAGATCCAATTCATTCGGAACGAGGGATTTCATATGAGAATAGTTCATCTCCGGACGTTTCAGAAGATCCACTGCAAGGATCCCGTCCTTCAGTTCGCTTCCGCCTGCTTCACGGATTACGGACTGTGTCTCTTCCGTCGGTTTGATGCGGGTTGATTTCAGACGTTCTTTTTCCGCTTCGATCAACTCTTTTTTCGCTGTGAAACGTCCGTAGCGCTCGTCTGAAATGAGTCCGATTCTGTGACCGATATCGGTCAGGCGAAGATCGGCGTTGTCATGACGGAGAAGAAGGCGGTATTCTGCCCTCGAGGTCAAGAGACGATACGGTTCGTTCGTACCTTTTGTGACAAGATCATCGATCAGCACACCGATGTACGCATCGGAACGGCCGAGGATGACTTCCTCTTTATCAAGGGAGCGGCATGCGGCATTGATTCCTGCCATCAGCCCTTGTCCTGCTGCTTCTTCATAACCGGATGTTCCATTGATTTGACCCGCTGTATACAGATTCCTAATCTTTTTCGTCTCAAGAGTCGGCCATAGCTGAGTCGGTACGATGGAATCATATTCGATGGCATAGCCCGGACGCATCATTTGGACGTTCTCAAGACCAGGGATCGTGGAAAGGATCTTCTGCTGCACATCTTCCGGCAGGCTTGTTGAAAGTCCTTGAACGTATACTTCCTGCGTATTACGGCCTTCTGGCTCAAGGAAGATCTGATGGCGCGGCTTATCGTTGAAACGGACGACCTTATCCTCAATGGACGGGCAGTAGCGAGGGCCTGTGCCTTTGATCATGCCAGAATACATCGGCGAGCGATGAAGGTTATCATCGATGAGCTGATGCGTCGTTTCATTCGTGTAGGTAAGCCAGCACGGAAGCTGATCGGTGATGTACTTCGTCGTTTCGTAGCTGAACGCCCTCGGTACATCATCGCCTGACTGGATTTCCGTCTTGGAGTAATCGATGGTCGAACCGTTCACCCGTGGAGGCGTACCGGTCTTGAATCGCACGGTGTCGAACCCGAGCTCGCGCAGGTGATCTGCCAGACGGATCGATGGCTGCTGATTGTTCGGACCACTTGAATATTTCAACTCGCCGAGGATGATTTCCCCGCGTAGGAAGGTCCCGGTCGTGATGACGACCGTCTTCGCGCGATAGGCGGCACCAGTCATGGTGACGACACCTTTACACTCGCCATCTTC from Rossellomorea marisflavi includes the following:
- a CDS encoding ParB/RepB/Spo0J family partition protein; the encoded protein is MAKGLGKGLDALFTANKEEETVQEVKLKDLRPNPYQPRKIFQPQAIEELKSSIQEHGILQPIIVRKSIKGYEIVVGERRYRAAKAADLKTVPVVVRELDEKQMMELAVLENLQREDLTPIEEAAAYQMLMEKLGLTQEELAKRLGKSRPHIANHIRLLGLSQPVQELISDGKLTMGHGRALLGLKNKKGLTQLVNRVMKDSLNVRQLEKLVQELNDDVSRETKKKERKDVFIEEQETRLRERFGTTVTIKQSKKKGKIELEFFSKEDLERILDLLQQHD
- a CDS encoding ParA family protein, with amino-acid sequence MGRIIAVTNQKGGVGKTTTSVNLGACLAYIGKKVLLVDIDPQGNATSGAGVEKGDVQQCIYDVLVDDVEVKDTIKQSKVENLDIVPATISLAGAEIELVPTISREVRLKKALEKVKDDYDYIVIDCPPSLGLLTINALTSSDAVIIPVQCEYYALEGLSQLLSTVRLVQKHLNHDLMIDGVLLTMLDARTNLGIQVIEEVKKYFQDKVYRTIIPRNVRLSEAPSHGEPIIIYDAKSRGAEVYLELAKEVAMSG
- the noc gene encoding nucleoid occlusion protein, whose product is MKHPFSRFFGLGEKEQEPEESTESAVVEDRDEVKKIPVSQIVPNRFQPRTIFNDDKIEELSRTIHIHGIIQPIVVREYGEDQFEIIAGERRFRAVSKLGWETVPAIVKNMNDTETASVALIENLQREELSPIEEAIAYGKLLELHELTQEALAQRLGKGQSTVANKLRLLKLPEEVQGALLDKKITERHARALIPLKNAEKQVQLLQEVVEKNLNVKQTEDRVNKMQEASDKKPKPKRKAFSKDMRIAVNTIRQSLNMVSDSGINLDAEEEEHEEFYQFTIRIPKKK
- the rsmG gene encoding 16S rRNA (guanine(527)-N(7))-methyltransferase RsmG yields the protein MNINEFQAGLEEKGISLSSEQLAQFEKYHELLVEWNEKMNLTAITDKEEVYLKHFYDSISAAFYVDFNSITSLCDVGAGAGFPSIPIKICFPHLHVSIVDSLNKRITFLNHLSDQLGLENTHFHHDRAETFGKNKDHREAYDMVTARAVARMSVLSELCLPLVKKGGYFVAMKAASVNDEMDKAKKAITTLGGKTEQVDSFLLPEENSERTIVQIKKVKDTPNKYPRKPGTPNKLPLE
- the mnmG gene encoding tRNA uridine-5-carboxymethylaminomethyl(34) synthesis enzyme MnmG, with amino-acid sequence MQYDAGQYDVIVIGAGHAGVEAGLASARMGAKTLMVTINLDMIAFMPCNPSVGGPAKGIVVREIDALGGEMGRNIDKTHIQMRMLNTGKGPAVRALRAQADKFTYQNEMKKTIENEPNITLMQGMVEELIVEDGECKGVVTMTGAAYRAKTVVITTGTFLRGEIILGELKYSSGPNNQQPSIRLADHLRELGFDTVRFKTGTPPRVNGSTIDYSKTEIQSGDDVPRAFSYETTKYITDQLPCWLTYTNETTHQLIDDNLHRSPMYSGMIKGTGPRYCPSIEDKVVRFNDKPRHQIFLEPEGRNTQEVYVQGLSTSLPEDVQQKILSTIPGLENVQMMRPGYAIEYDSIVPTQLWPTLETKKIRNLYTAGQINGTSGYEEAAGQGLMAGINAACRSLDKEEVILGRSDAYIGVLIDDLVTKGTNEPYRLLTSRAEYRLLLRHDNADLRLTDIGHRIGLISDERYGRFTAKKELIEAEKERLKSTRIKPTEETQSVIREAGGSELKDGILAVDLLKRPEMNYSHMKSLVPNELDLDPEVEEQVEIQVKYEGYIEKSLQQVDKMKKMENKRIPENIDYSKISGLASEARQKLIEVQPLSLAQASRISGVNPADVSILLVYIEQGKIAKVSGDQ